From the Carya illinoinensis cultivar Pawnee chromosome 4, C.illinoinensisPawnee_v1, whole genome shotgun sequence genome, one window contains:
- the LOC122307643 gene encoding uncharacterized protein LOC122307643 isoform X2, with translation MQNPENKQAKAGAETDGAPYHRLKLNKIIDAAMRKYRSLYTYSALRPDLRKQIEQCVCEKFSDLHTPDHPTYALMIWRAIEGLNEEKGSTEEAISKFIKEDVKDLPRAHANFLRHHLNKLSESGEIVKTSENCYKLPAGNKISLKRKRWQLNVAEGQVKPIEEQKPAEERSEPVPHANYIEKQIQLQEEQILLIEKLIELQWQKNEAIEKQNKLQTEVRSKMIGLSDLNLSKEPENGEAAVRSQSSYFAGRRLENDGSSLLSKVSKHGTLKPVMEEQEKENLMKPEHKQQVEFSNQRRPPRHEVETSQKKSIKKKMQVKKFCGQQEVPECQTKPTRTSSDVLTNSRQLKELQQEHQDSERGLEFCLKAMETENVEQEASISRTSLNVASGQPGMKLLDFPEDHSELCSHPMPLELLPIMRSLDVLPDSQELEHVEQLGLPYSGGPLLLKSSRLEPSGQKEQQLKATLCGKGKARDYQLEQEQQEQQPTQGQDAYQTELAVDNAIKKSLPSQQHHRLQQLVHKDQASPLKLRAKETDIRELLSSHDMHCHEQQPQEEGQGWQRPHRQNDGEDQTAMPLFSLAHRNRCKQQQLEYLDQGRQLSHQSQGASQPERAVNDTVRDSLPSKNWNNQQQQLERKGQVRPPKFKPNLQVSLGGLLLSDDQHYHGPQLPKHQSRGRPPKSKGDIDPTTTAILALPTVLQNQGQTELPATMSKADADLKVSIPMGNQKHNELQQQQPKRQDRGRPPKRKQVLATTMEASLPSLLQERLKHTGRGRPPKRRLEQKS, from the exons ATGCAGAACCCagaaaataaacaagcaaaagCAGGGGCGGAAACTGATGGGGCCCCGTATCAT AGACTAAAGTTAAACAAGATCATTGATGCTGCAATGAGAAAGTATAGAAGTTTATACACCTACAGTGCCCTCAGACCAGATCTCAGGAAGCAGATTGAACAATGTGTTTGCGAGAAATTCTCTGATTTGCACACTCCTGATCATCCCACCTATGCTCTG ATGATATGGAGAGCAATTGAAGGATTGAATGAGGAAAAGGGCTCAACTGAGGAAGCAATATCAAAGTTTATTAAGGAAGATGTTAAGGATTTGCCACGGGCTCATGCAAATTTTTTAAGGCATCATTTGAATAAGCTTAGTGAGAGTGGAGAGATTGTTAAAACTTCTGAAAATTGTTATAAGCTGCCTGCGGGAAACAAAATTTCTCTGAAAAGGAAGCGCTGGCAGTTGAATGTAGCTGAAGGTCAAGTTAAACCAATAGAAGAACAAAAGCCTGCAGAAGAACGAAGTGAACCAGTGCCACATGCCAATTATATTGAAAAACAGATTCAGTTACAAGAAGAACAAATTCTATTAATTGAAAAGTTAATTGAGCTACAATGGCAAAAGAATGAAGctattgagaaacaaaataagCTGCAAACTGAAGTGAGGAGTAAGATGATTGGCCTTAG TGATCTGAACCTATCAAAGGAGCCAGAGAATGGTGAAGCTGCTGTGAGATCCCAGAGTTCTTATTTTGCAGGCCGGAGATTGGAAAATGATGGCTCATCACTTCTCTCAAAG GTGTCAAAGCATGGCACACTAAAACCTGTGATGGAAGAACAAGAGAAGGAAAATCTAATGAAGCCCGAGCACAAGCAGCAAGTTGAGTTTTCTAATCAAAGAAGGCCTCCACGACATGAAGTAGAAACATCACAGAAGAAatccataaaaaagaaaatgcaagTTAAAAAATTCTGTGGTCAGCAAGAGGTGCCAGAATGCCAGACAAAACCAACTAGAACTTCCTCTGATGTGCTAACAAATTCAAGGCAGCTCAAAGAGCTGCAGCAAGAGCATCAGGATTCAGAGAGAGgattagaattttgtttaaaagcaATGGAAACCGAAAATGTTGAGCAAGAGGCATCCATATCAAGAACTTCTCTCAACGTGGCCTCAGGACAGCCTGGGATGAAGCTACTGGACTTTCCTGAAGACCATTCCGAACTTTGCAGCCACCCAATGCCATTGGAGTTGTTACCAATTATGCGTTCTCTTGATGTACTGCCAGACTCGCAGGAGCTAGAGCATGTAGAGCAACTAGGGCTTCCATATTCAGGGGGTCCCCTGTTGCTTAAATCATCAAGGCTGGAGCCATCAGGTCAAAAGGAGCAGCAGCTGAAAGCTACACTTTGTGGCAAGGGAAAGGCACGTGATTACCAG CTTGAGCAGGAGCAGCAGGAGCAGCAACCAACTCAAGGCCAAGACGCATACCAAACTGAACTGGCAGTAGATAATGCCATTAAAAAATCGTTGCCCTCGCAGCAGCACCACAGGCTGCAACAGCTAGTGCATAAAGATCAAGCGAGTCCTCTAAAGTTAAGGGCAAAGGAGACAGATATTCGGGAATTATTATCCTCACATGATATGCATTGTCATGAGCAACAGCCACAGGAGGAGGGCCAAGGCTGGCAAAGGCCCCACAGACAGAATGACGGTGAAGATCAAactgccatgccattgttttccctagCACATAGGAATCGCTGTAAGCAGCAACAGCTGGAGTATCTAGACCAGGGGAGGCAGTTAAGTCATCAAAGCCAAGGTGCTTCCCAACCTGAACGGGCTGTAAATGATACCGTGAGGGATTCATTGCCTTCAAAAAATTGGAACAATCAACAGCAGCAACTTGAGCGCAAAGGCCAAGTGAGGCCTCCAAAATTTAAGCCAAATTTGCAAGTTTCTTTGGGAGGATTATTGCTTTCAGATGATCAGCATTATCATGGGCCTCAGCTGCCAAAGCATCAAAGCCGAGGGAGGCCTCCTAAATCAAAGGGAGATATAGATCCTACTACTACTGCCATATTAGCACTGCCCACAGTGCTTCAGAACCAAGGACAGACGGAGCTTCCTGCAACCATGTCAAAGGCAGATGCAGATCTGAAGGTGTCAATACCCATGGGTAATCAGAAACACAATGAATTGCAGCAGCAACAGCCTAAGAGACAGGATCGAGGGAGGCCTCCGAAACGAAAACAAGTTTTAGCTACAACTATGGAAGCATCACTACCTTCACTGCTGCAGGAGCGATTAAAACATACAGGACGAGGGAGGCCTCCTAAAAGGAGGTTGGAGCAGAAATCATGA
- the LOC122307643 gene encoding interaptin-like isoform X1, with product MQNPENKQAKAGAETDGAPYHRLKLNKIIDAAMRKYRSLYTYSALRPDLRKQIEQCVCEKFSDLHTPDHPTYALMIWRAIEGLNEEKGSTEEAISKFIKEDVKDLPRAHANFLRHHLNKLSESGEIVKTSENCYKLPAGNKISLKRKRWQLNVAEGQVKPIEEQKPAEERSEPVPHANYIEKQIQLQEEQILLIEKLIELQWQKNEAIEKQNKLQTEVRSKMIGLSDLNLSKEPENGEAAVRSQSSYFAGRRLENDGSSLLSKDKFIELLKRTKKIEEHLMDIINSSSVSQVSKHGTLKPVMEEQEKENLMKPEHKQQVEFSNQRRPPRHEVETSQKKSIKKKMQVKKFCGQQEVPECQTKPTRTSSDVLTNSRQLKELQQEHQDSERGLEFCLKAMETENVEQEASISRTSLNVASGQPGMKLLDFPEDHSELCSHPMPLELLPIMRSLDVLPDSQELEHVEQLGLPYSGGPLLLKSSRLEPSGQKEQQLKATLCGKGKARDYQLEQEQQEQQPTQGQDAYQTELAVDNAIKKSLPSQQHHRLQQLVHKDQASPLKLRAKETDIRELLSSHDMHCHEQQPQEEGQGWQRPHRQNDGEDQTAMPLFSLAHRNRCKQQQLEYLDQGRQLSHQSQGASQPERAVNDTVRDSLPSKNWNNQQQQLERKGQVRPPKFKPNLQVSLGGLLLSDDQHYHGPQLPKHQSRGRPPKSKGDIDPTTTAILALPTVLQNQGQTELPATMSKADADLKVSIPMGNQKHNELQQQQPKRQDRGRPPKRKQVLATTMEASLPSLLQERLKHTGRGRPPKRRLEQKS from the exons ATGCAGAACCCagaaaataaacaagcaaaagCAGGGGCGGAAACTGATGGGGCCCCGTATCAT AGACTAAAGTTAAACAAGATCATTGATGCTGCAATGAGAAAGTATAGAAGTTTATACACCTACAGTGCCCTCAGACCAGATCTCAGGAAGCAGATTGAACAATGTGTTTGCGAGAAATTCTCTGATTTGCACACTCCTGATCATCCCACCTATGCTCTG ATGATATGGAGAGCAATTGAAGGATTGAATGAGGAAAAGGGCTCAACTGAGGAAGCAATATCAAAGTTTATTAAGGAAGATGTTAAGGATTTGCCACGGGCTCATGCAAATTTTTTAAGGCATCATTTGAATAAGCTTAGTGAGAGTGGAGAGATTGTTAAAACTTCTGAAAATTGTTATAAGCTGCCTGCGGGAAACAAAATTTCTCTGAAAAGGAAGCGCTGGCAGTTGAATGTAGCTGAAGGTCAAGTTAAACCAATAGAAGAACAAAAGCCTGCAGAAGAACGAAGTGAACCAGTGCCACATGCCAATTATATTGAAAAACAGATTCAGTTACAAGAAGAACAAATTCTATTAATTGAAAAGTTAATTGAGCTACAATGGCAAAAGAATGAAGctattgagaaacaaaataagCTGCAAACTGAAGTGAGGAGTAAGATGATTGGCCTTAG TGATCTGAACCTATCAAAGGAGCCAGAGAATGGTGAAGCTGCTGTGAGATCCCAGAGTTCTTATTTTGCAGGCCGGAGATTGGAAAATGATGGCTCATCACTTCTCTCAAAG GATAAGTTTATAGAATTGCTGAAGAGGACAAAGAAGATTGAGGAACATCTGATGGATATTATTAACTCATCAAGTGTCAGTCAGGTGTCAAAGCATGGCACACTAAAACCTGTGATGGAAGAACAAGAGAAGGAAAATCTAATGAAGCCCGAGCACAAGCAGCAAGTTGAGTTTTCTAATCAAAGAAGGCCTCCACGACATGAAGTAGAAACATCACAGAAGAAatccataaaaaagaaaatgcaagTTAAAAAATTCTGTGGTCAGCAAGAGGTGCCAGAATGCCAGACAAAACCAACTAGAACTTCCTCTGATGTGCTAACAAATTCAAGGCAGCTCAAAGAGCTGCAGCAAGAGCATCAGGATTCAGAGAGAGgattagaattttgtttaaaagcaATGGAAACCGAAAATGTTGAGCAAGAGGCATCCATATCAAGAACTTCTCTCAACGTGGCCTCAGGACAGCCTGGGATGAAGCTACTGGACTTTCCTGAAGACCATTCCGAACTTTGCAGCCACCCAATGCCATTGGAGTTGTTACCAATTATGCGTTCTCTTGATGTACTGCCAGACTCGCAGGAGCTAGAGCATGTAGAGCAACTAGGGCTTCCATATTCAGGGGGTCCCCTGTTGCTTAAATCATCAAGGCTGGAGCCATCAGGTCAAAAGGAGCAGCAGCTGAAAGCTACACTTTGTGGCAAGGGAAAGGCACGTGATTACCAG CTTGAGCAGGAGCAGCAGGAGCAGCAACCAACTCAAGGCCAAGACGCATACCAAACTGAACTGGCAGTAGATAATGCCATTAAAAAATCGTTGCCCTCGCAGCAGCACCACAGGCTGCAACAGCTAGTGCATAAAGATCAAGCGAGTCCTCTAAAGTTAAGGGCAAAGGAGACAGATATTCGGGAATTATTATCCTCACATGATATGCATTGTCATGAGCAACAGCCACAGGAGGAGGGCCAAGGCTGGCAAAGGCCCCACAGACAGAATGACGGTGAAGATCAAactgccatgccattgttttccctagCACATAGGAATCGCTGTAAGCAGCAACAGCTGGAGTATCTAGACCAGGGGAGGCAGTTAAGTCATCAAAGCCAAGGTGCTTCCCAACCTGAACGGGCTGTAAATGATACCGTGAGGGATTCATTGCCTTCAAAAAATTGGAACAATCAACAGCAGCAACTTGAGCGCAAAGGCCAAGTGAGGCCTCCAAAATTTAAGCCAAATTTGCAAGTTTCTTTGGGAGGATTATTGCTTTCAGATGATCAGCATTATCATGGGCCTCAGCTGCCAAAGCATCAAAGCCGAGGGAGGCCTCCTAAATCAAAGGGAGATATAGATCCTACTACTACTGCCATATTAGCACTGCCCACAGTGCTTCAGAACCAAGGACAGACGGAGCTTCCTGCAACCATGTCAAAGGCAGATGCAGATCTGAAGGTGTCAATACCCATGGGTAATCAGAAACACAATGAATTGCAGCAGCAACAGCCTAAGAGACAGGATCGAGGGAGGCCTCCGAAACGAAAACAAGTTTTAGCTACAACTATGGAAGCATCACTACCTTCACTGCTGCAGGAGCGATTAAAACATACAGGACGAGGGAGGCCTCCTAAAAGGAGGTTGGAGCAGAAATCATGA
- the LOC122307643 gene encoding interaptin-like isoform X3 translates to MQNPENKQAKAGAETDGAPYHMIWRAIEGLNEEKGSTEEAISKFIKEDVKDLPRAHANFLRHHLNKLSESGEIVKTSENCYKLPAGNKISLKRKRWQLNVAEGQVKPIEEQKPAEERSEPVPHANYIEKQIQLQEEQILLIEKLIELQWQKNEAIEKQNKLQTEVRSKMIGLSDLNLSKEPENGEAAVRSQSSYFAGRRLENDGSSLLSKDKFIELLKRTKKIEEHLMDIINSSSVSQVSKHGTLKPVMEEQEKENLMKPEHKQQVEFSNQRRPPRHEVETSQKKSIKKKMQVKKFCGQQEVPECQTKPTRTSSDVLTNSRQLKELQQEHQDSERGLEFCLKAMETENVEQEASISRTSLNVASGQPGMKLLDFPEDHSELCSHPMPLELLPIMRSLDVLPDSQELEHVEQLGLPYSGGPLLLKSSRLEPSGQKEQQLKATLCGKGKARDYQLEQEQQEQQPTQGQDAYQTELAVDNAIKKSLPSQQHHRLQQLVHKDQASPLKLRAKETDIRELLSSHDMHCHEQQPQEEGQGWQRPHRQNDGEDQTAMPLFSLAHRNRCKQQQLEYLDQGRQLSHQSQGASQPERAVNDTVRDSLPSKNWNNQQQQLERKGQVRPPKFKPNLQVSLGGLLLSDDQHYHGPQLPKHQSRGRPPKSKGDIDPTTTAILALPTVLQNQGQTELPATMSKADADLKVSIPMGNQKHNELQQQQPKRQDRGRPPKRKQVLATTMEASLPSLLQERLKHTGRGRPPKRRLEQKS, encoded by the exons ATGCAGAACCCagaaaataaacaagcaaaagCAGGGGCGGAAACTGATGGGGCCCCGTATCAT ATGATATGGAGAGCAATTGAAGGATTGAATGAGGAAAAGGGCTCAACTGAGGAAGCAATATCAAAGTTTATTAAGGAAGATGTTAAGGATTTGCCACGGGCTCATGCAAATTTTTTAAGGCATCATTTGAATAAGCTTAGTGAGAGTGGAGAGATTGTTAAAACTTCTGAAAATTGTTATAAGCTGCCTGCGGGAAACAAAATTTCTCTGAAAAGGAAGCGCTGGCAGTTGAATGTAGCTGAAGGTCAAGTTAAACCAATAGAAGAACAAAAGCCTGCAGAAGAACGAAGTGAACCAGTGCCACATGCCAATTATATTGAAAAACAGATTCAGTTACAAGAAGAACAAATTCTATTAATTGAAAAGTTAATTGAGCTACAATGGCAAAAGAATGAAGctattgagaaacaaaataagCTGCAAACTGAAGTGAGGAGTAAGATGATTGGCCTTAG TGATCTGAACCTATCAAAGGAGCCAGAGAATGGTGAAGCTGCTGTGAGATCCCAGAGTTCTTATTTTGCAGGCCGGAGATTGGAAAATGATGGCTCATCACTTCTCTCAAAG GATAAGTTTATAGAATTGCTGAAGAGGACAAAGAAGATTGAGGAACATCTGATGGATATTATTAACTCATCAAGTGTCAGTCAGGTGTCAAAGCATGGCACACTAAAACCTGTGATGGAAGAACAAGAGAAGGAAAATCTAATGAAGCCCGAGCACAAGCAGCAAGTTGAGTTTTCTAATCAAAGAAGGCCTCCACGACATGAAGTAGAAACATCACAGAAGAAatccataaaaaagaaaatgcaagTTAAAAAATTCTGTGGTCAGCAAGAGGTGCCAGAATGCCAGACAAAACCAACTAGAACTTCCTCTGATGTGCTAACAAATTCAAGGCAGCTCAAAGAGCTGCAGCAAGAGCATCAGGATTCAGAGAGAGgattagaattttgtttaaaagcaATGGAAACCGAAAATGTTGAGCAAGAGGCATCCATATCAAGAACTTCTCTCAACGTGGCCTCAGGACAGCCTGGGATGAAGCTACTGGACTTTCCTGAAGACCATTCCGAACTTTGCAGCCACCCAATGCCATTGGAGTTGTTACCAATTATGCGTTCTCTTGATGTACTGCCAGACTCGCAGGAGCTAGAGCATGTAGAGCAACTAGGGCTTCCATATTCAGGGGGTCCCCTGTTGCTTAAATCATCAAGGCTGGAGCCATCAGGTCAAAAGGAGCAGCAGCTGAAAGCTACACTTTGTGGCAAGGGAAAGGCACGTGATTACCAG CTTGAGCAGGAGCAGCAGGAGCAGCAACCAACTCAAGGCCAAGACGCATACCAAACTGAACTGGCAGTAGATAATGCCATTAAAAAATCGTTGCCCTCGCAGCAGCACCACAGGCTGCAACAGCTAGTGCATAAAGATCAAGCGAGTCCTCTAAAGTTAAGGGCAAAGGAGACAGATATTCGGGAATTATTATCCTCACATGATATGCATTGTCATGAGCAACAGCCACAGGAGGAGGGCCAAGGCTGGCAAAGGCCCCACAGACAGAATGACGGTGAAGATCAAactgccatgccattgttttccctagCACATAGGAATCGCTGTAAGCAGCAACAGCTGGAGTATCTAGACCAGGGGAGGCAGTTAAGTCATCAAAGCCAAGGTGCTTCCCAACCTGAACGGGCTGTAAATGATACCGTGAGGGATTCATTGCCTTCAAAAAATTGGAACAATCAACAGCAGCAACTTGAGCGCAAAGGCCAAGTGAGGCCTCCAAAATTTAAGCCAAATTTGCAAGTTTCTTTGGGAGGATTATTGCTTTCAGATGATCAGCATTATCATGGGCCTCAGCTGCCAAAGCATCAAAGCCGAGGGAGGCCTCCTAAATCAAAGGGAGATATAGATCCTACTACTACTGCCATATTAGCACTGCCCACAGTGCTTCAGAACCAAGGACAGACGGAGCTTCCTGCAACCATGTCAAAGGCAGATGCAGATCTGAAGGTGTCAATACCCATGGGTAATCAGAAACACAATGAATTGCAGCAGCAACAGCCTAAGAGACAGGATCGAGGGAGGCCTCCGAAACGAAAACAAGTTTTAGCTACAACTATGGAAGCATCACTACCTTCACTGCTGCAGGAGCGATTAAAACATACAGGACGAGGGAGGCCTCCTAAAAGGAGGTTGGAGCAGAAATCATGA